A genomic segment from Sphingopyxis sp. DBS4 encodes:
- the bioB gene encoding biotin synthase BioB: MNFAIDDEAPRTDWTREEIAALFDLPFDELMWEAQGVHRRHHARGEVQLCTLLSIKTGGCAEDCGYCSQSAHAETGLKATKLMDVRAVLQAAAEAKDAGSQRFCMGAAWRNPKDRDMPAIVEMIEGVRQMGMETCMTLGMLTKEQAQTLAVAGLDYYNHNIDTSPENYANIISTRTFQDRLDTLEEVRNAGINVCSGGIVGMGETRADRVGFVHALATLERHPESVPVNALIPIKGTVLGDMLADTPLAQVDDIEFVRTVAVARITMPKSMVRLSAGRESMSEATQALCFMAGANSIFTGDKLLTTGNRGDSADAALFAKLGIVPMVSEEPMRMEAAE, translated from the coding sequence ATGAACTTTGCCATCGATGACGAGGCGCCGCGCACCGACTGGACGCGCGAAGAGATCGCCGCGCTGTTCGACCTGCCGTTCGACGAACTGATGTGGGAGGCGCAGGGCGTCCACCGCCGCCATCATGCGCGCGGCGAGGTGCAGCTTTGCACCCTGCTGTCGATCAAGACTGGCGGCTGCGCCGAGGACTGCGGCTATTGCTCGCAGTCGGCGCATGCCGAGACGGGACTCAAGGCGACCAAGCTGATGGACGTGCGCGCGGTGCTGCAGGCGGCGGCCGAGGCGAAGGATGCAGGCTCGCAGCGTTTCTGCATGGGCGCGGCGTGGCGCAACCCCAAGGATCGCGACATGCCCGCGATCGTCGAGATGATCGAGGGCGTGCGCCAGATGGGCATGGAAACCTGCATGACGCTTGGGATGCTGACGAAGGAGCAGGCGCAGACGCTCGCGGTGGCGGGGCTCGATTATTATAACCACAATATCGACACGAGCCCGGAGAATTACGCGAACATCATCTCGACGCGCACCTTTCAGGATCGGCTCGACACGCTGGAGGAAGTGCGCAACGCGGGCATCAATGTCTGTTCGGGCGGGATCGTCGGCATGGGTGAGACGCGCGCCGACCGCGTCGGCTTCGTCCACGCGCTCGCAACGCTCGAACGCCATCCCGAAAGCGTACCAGTCAACGCGCTGATCCCGATCAAGGGCACCGTGCTCGGCGACATGCTCGCCGACACGCCGCTGGCGCAGGTCGACGACATCGAATTCGTCCGCACCGTCGCGGTCGCGCGCATCACCATGCCGAAATCGATGGTCCGCCTGTCGGCGGGGCGCGAGAGCATGTCGGAAGCGACGCAGGCGCTTTGCTTCATGGCGGGCGCGAACAGCATCTTCACCGGCGACAAGCTGCTCACCACCGGCAACCGCGGCGACAGCGCCGACGCGGCGCTGTTCGCGAAGCTGGGGATCGTGCCGATGGTGAGTGAAGAGCCGATGCGGATGGAGGCGGCGGAGTGA
- a CDS encoding peptide MFS transporter, giving the protein MTIAEATPDFEADRSDRAFLGHPKGLGYLAFVEGCERFSYYSMQTLLVLYMVKYLLLPEHAGGVIGLEALRGWYGGIDGQPFASKIFGDYTSLVYLTPILGGLIADRWLGRRTTLILGGLFMAAGHFLMAFEGAFLFALLALIVGVGLFKGNIASQVGELYGPNDLRRAMAFQIFYIAINVSVIAAPLISGTLGEKVGWHWGFGTAGVVMVLGLILYIMAGPWLPADNRPVRIAGAQGMSRATIVALVLIASVILLFIAAPALGFDYRLIEGIAAAVALYLVASWILGMETSDRLRVLAVIVLVPVMAVALLTNQEIFNAYLVWADQHFQLTFFGTTLPTSWMITIDAAASFSMLAAVAAFYVWYGKRHREPDELGKMIIGSVFTIAGGLCLVMAAATQGGGKIGLFWPVMFHLLNSIGFAHILPVSLALFTKLAPKALNATIVGIYYLAFFGANKVVGEVGTWYSSMPTTSFWLFHVATAAVGLVAFILFKLFLAKRLMGEAETA; this is encoded by the coding sequence ATGACCATCGCCGAAGCGACGCCTGATTTCGAGGCGGACCGCAGCGACCGCGCCTTTCTGGGCCATCCGAAAGGGCTCGGCTATCTCGCCTTCGTCGAGGGGTGCGAGCGCTTTTCCTATTATTCGATGCAGACATTGCTCGTGCTCTACATGGTCAAATATCTGCTGCTGCCCGAACATGCGGGCGGCGTGATCGGGCTCGAAGCGTTGCGCGGCTGGTATGGCGGGATCGACGGCCAGCCCTTCGCGTCGAAGATTTTCGGCGATTATACCTCGCTCGTCTATCTGACCCCGATCCTCGGCGGGCTAATCGCCGACCGCTGGCTCGGGCGGCGGACGACGCTGATCCTCGGCGGCCTGTTCATGGCGGCGGGGCATTTCCTGATGGCGTTCGAGGGCGCCTTCCTCTTCGCCCTGCTCGCGCTGATCGTCGGGGTCGGGCTGTTCAAGGGCAATATCGCGAGCCAGGTCGGCGAACTCTACGGGCCGAACGATCTCCGCCGCGCGATGGCGTTCCAGATCTTCTATATCGCAATCAACGTCAGCGTGATCGCCGCGCCGCTGATCTCGGGCACGCTCGGCGAAAAGGTCGGCTGGCACTGGGGTTTCGGCACCGCGGGCGTGGTGATGGTGCTCGGTCTGATCCTCTACATCATGGCGGGGCCGTGGTTGCCCGCGGATAATCGGCCCGTCCGGATCGCCGGAGCACAGGGCATGAGCCGCGCGACCATAGTCGCCTTGGTGCTGATAGCATCCGTAATCCTGCTTTTCATCGCAGCGCCTGCGCTCGGGTTCGATTACCGGCTCATCGAAGGTATCGCGGCAGCGGTCGCTCTCTATCTCGTTGCCAGCTGGATTTTGGGAATGGAGACGAGCGACCGCTTGCGCGTCCTCGCCGTCATCGTGCTGGTGCCGGTGATGGCGGTCGCGCTGCTCACCAATCAGGAAATCTTCAACGCCTATCTGGTCTGGGCCGACCAGCATTTCCAGCTCACCTTCTTCGGCACCACCCTGCCGACGAGTTGGATGATCACGATCGACGCCGCCGCCAGCTTCTCGATGCTCGCCGCGGTCGCCGCCTTCTATGTCTGGTACGGCAAGCGCCACCGCGAGCCCGACGAGCTTGGCAAGATGATCATCGGCAGCGTTTTTACCATCGCCGGCGGACTCTGCCTGGTCATGGCGGCGGCGACGCAGGGCGGCGGCAAGATCGGGCTGTTCTGGCCGGTGATGTTCCATTTGCTCAACAGCATCGGCTTTGCGCACATCCTGCCCGTGAGCCTCGCGCTCTTCACCAAGCTGGCGCCGAAGGCGCTCAACGCGACGATCGTCGGCATCTATTATCTCGCCTTCTTCGGCGCGAACAAGGTCGTCGGCGAGGTCGGCACCTGGTATTCGTCGATGCCGACGACCAGCTTCTGGCTGTTCCACGTCGCGACCGCTGCGGTCGGGCTGGTCGCGTTCATCCTGTTCAAGCTGTTCCTCGCGAAACGGCTGATGGGGGAAGCGGAGACGGCCTAG
- the mce gene encoding methylmalonyl-CoA epimerase codes for MKLGRLNHIGIATPSIADSIVFYRDVMGATKIHEPFDLPDQGVKVCFVDTPGADGALNGTQIELVEPLPGNTSIAGFLEKNPAGGQHHMCYEVPDIHAAKAEFEGQGKRVLGEPRIGAHGTLIFFVHPRDMGGVLTEIMETPKEAH; via the coding sequence GTGAAACTGGGCCGCCTCAACCATATCGGCATTGCAACGCCATCGATCGCCGACAGCATCGTCTTTTACCGCGACGTAATGGGCGCGACGAAGATTCACGAGCCGTTCGATCTGCCCGATCAGGGCGTCAAAGTGTGCTTCGTCGACACGCCGGGCGCCGATGGCGCGCTGAACGGGACCCAGATCGAACTGGTCGAGCCGCTGCCGGGCAACACGTCGATAGCGGGCTTTCTCGAAAAGAACCCGGCGGGGGGGCAGCATCATATGTGCTATGAAGTGCCCGACATCCATGCCGCCAAGGCGGAGTTCGAGGGGCAAGGAAAGCGCGTGCTGGGCGAACCGCGGATCGGGGCGCATGGGACGCTGATCTTCTTCGTCCATCCGCGCGACATGGGCGGGGTGCTGACCGAGATCATGGAGACGCCGAAGGAGGCGCACTGA
- a CDS encoding tRNA-binding protein, whose product MHLNHDAAAPAADPIAFDDFLRVDIRIGTIVEAELFPEARKPAFKLKIDFGPAIGVKKSSAQIVARYGLEDLPGRQVAAVVNFPPRQIGKFMSEVLTLGFADEAGEVILFAPDRAVPNGSRLF is encoded by the coding sequence ATGCACCTGAATCACGACGCCGCAGCCCCCGCTGCGGACCCCATCGCCTTCGACGATTTCCTCCGCGTCGACATCCGCATCGGCACGATCGTCGAGGCCGAACTCTTTCCCGAGGCGCGCAAGCCGGCGTTCAAGCTGAAGATCGACTTCGGCCCGGCGATCGGCGTGAAGAAGAGCAGTGCGCAGATCGTCGCGCGCTATGGCCTCGAAGACTTGCCGGGGCGGCAGGTCGCAGCGGTGGTCAATTTCCCGCCGCGCCAGATCGGCAAGTTCATGTCCGAGGTGCTGACGCTCGGCTTCGCGGACGAGGCGGGCGAGGTGATCCTCTTCGCGCCCGACCGTGCGGTGCCGAACGGATCGCGATTATTCTGA
- the scpA gene encoding methylmalonyl-CoA mutase, with product MTDKPTLDQWAAAAEKEVKGKDLTWATPEGIDVKPLYTAEDVTADPGLPGFAPFTRGVRASMYAGRPWTIRQYAGFSTAEESNAFYRRNLAAGQKGLSVAFDLATHRGYDSDHPRVVGDVGKAGVAIDSVEDMKILFDGIPLDQMSVSMTMNGAVIPILAFFIVAGEEQGVERKLLDGTIQNDILKEFMVRNTYIYPPEPSMRIISDIFGYTSREMPKFNSISISGYHMQEAGATQVQELAFTIADGAEYVRYGVASGLDIDKFAGRLSFFFAIGMNFFMEIAKLRAARVLWHRVMTNLGAKDERSKMLRTHCQTSGVSLTEQDPYNNVMRTTIEAMAAMLGGTQSLHTNALDEAIALPTDFSARIARNTQIVIQEETGMTKVVDPLGGSYYVEALTQELVDKAWEIIERVEKEGGMAKAVAAGWPKAMIETAAAARQARVDRGDDVIVGVNKYRLANEDLLETLEVDNTKVREAQIARINKMKASRDEAACQAALDALRKAAAGEQSIENNLLAHAVEAARARATLGEISSAMEESFDRYGTQPTPVKGVYAAPYAGDPRWQAVIDGVAAVERRMGRKPKLLVAKMGQDGHDRGANVIASAFGDMGFDVVSGPLFQTPEETVVLALDSGVDVVGASSLAAGHKTLIPELIAKLREAGRTDIKVIAGGVIPPQDYDYLRDAGVQGIYGPGSNVVECAADVLRLLGHNMPPLEDAA from the coding sequence ATGACCGACAAACCGACCCTCGACCAATGGGCCGCCGCCGCCGAAAAGGAAGTGAAGGGCAAGGATCTCACCTGGGCGACGCCCGAGGGGATCGACGTCAAGCCGCTCTACACGGCCGAGGACGTGACCGCCGACCCCGGCCTGCCCGGCTTCGCGCCCTTCACGCGCGGGGTGCGCGCGTCGATGTATGCGGGGCGGCCGTGGACGATCCGGCAATATGCGGGCTTCTCGACCGCCGAGGAATCGAACGCCTTCTATCGCCGCAACCTCGCGGCAGGGCAGAAGGGGCTGAGCGTCGCCTTCGACCTGGCGACCCACCGCGGCTATGACAGCGACCATCCGCGCGTCGTCGGCGACGTCGGCAAGGCGGGCGTGGCGATCGACAGCGTCGAGGATATGAAGATCCTCTTCGACGGCATCCCGCTCGACCAGATGTCGGTCAGCATGACGATGAACGGCGCGGTGATCCCGATCCTCGCCTTCTTCATCGTCGCGGGCGAGGAGCAGGGGGTCGAGCGCAAATTGCTCGACGGGACCATTCAGAACGACATCCTCAAGGAGTTCATGGTCCGCAACACGTACATCTATCCGCCCGAACCCTCGATGCGGATCATCAGCGATATCTTCGGCTATACGTCGCGCGAGATGCCGAAGTTCAACAGCATCTCCATCTCCGGCTATCATATGCAGGAAGCCGGGGCGACGCAGGTGCAGGAACTCGCCTTCACCATCGCCGACGGCGCCGAATATGTTCGCTACGGCGTCGCCTCGGGCCTCGACATCGACAAGTTCGCGGGGCGCCTGTCCTTCTTCTTCGCGATCGGCATGAACTTCTTCATGGAGATCGCGAAGCTGCGCGCCGCGCGCGTGCTGTGGCACCGCGTAATGACCAATCTCGGCGCCAAGGACGAGCGGTCGAAGATGCTGCGCACCCACTGCCAAACCTCGGGCGTCTCGCTGACCGAGCAGGACCCGTACAACAATGTCATGCGCACGACGATCGAGGCGATGGCGGCGATGCTGGGTGGCACCCAGTCGCTGCACACCAACGCACTCGATGAGGCGATCGCGCTGCCGACCGATTTCTCGGCCCGCATCGCGCGCAACACCCAGATCGTCATCCAGGAAGAGACCGGGATGACCAAGGTCGTCGATCCGCTCGGCGGCTCCTACTATGTCGAGGCGCTGACGCAGGAACTGGTCGACAAGGCGTGGGAGATCATCGAGCGCGTCGAGAAGGAAGGCGGCATGGCGAAGGCCGTCGCCGCCGGCTGGCCCAAGGCGATGATCGAGACGGCGGCGGCGGCGCGGCAGGCGCGGGTGGACCGCGGCGACGACGTCATCGTCGGCGTGAACAAATATCGCCTCGCCAACGAGGATCTGCTCGAAACGCTCGAGGTCGACAATACCAAGGTCCGCGAGGCACAGATCGCCCGGATCAACAAGATGAAGGCGAGCCGCGACGAGGCGGCGTGCCAGGCGGCGCTCGACGCGCTGCGCAAGGCGGCGGCGGGCGAGCAGTCGATCGAGAACAATCTGCTCGCGCACGCCGTTGAAGCTGCGCGTGCCCGTGCGACGCTCGGCGAGATTTCGTCGGCGATGGAAGAAAGCTTCGACCGCTACGGCACCCAGCCGACCCCGGTGAAGGGCGTCTATGCCGCGCCTTATGCGGGCGATCCGCGCTGGCAGGCGGTGATCGACGGCGTCGCGGCGGTCGAGCGGCGCATGGGGCGCAAGCCTAAGCTGCTCGTCGCCAAGATGGGGCAGGACGGGCACGACCGCGGCGCCAACGTCATCGCCTCGGCCTTCGGCGACATGGGCTTCGACGTCGTGTCGGGGCCGTTGTTTCAGACGCCCGAGGAAACGGTGGTGCTCGCGCTGGATAGCGGCGTCGACGTCGTCGGCGCATCGAGCCTTGCGGCTGGGCACAAGACGCTGATCCCCGAACTCATCGCCAAGCTGCGCGAGGCGGGGCGCACCGACATCAAGGTGATCGCGGGCGGCGTCATCCCGCCGCAGGACTATGATTATCTCCGCGACGCGGGCGTGCAGGGCATCTATGGCCCGGGCAGCAACGTGGTCGAATGCGCCGCCGACGTGCTGCGCCTGCTCGGCCACAATATGCCGCCGCTGGAGGATGCTGCATGA
- a CDS encoding O-acetylhomoserine aminocarboxypropyltransferase gives MTGQKPETLTIHAGTAPDPTTKARITPIYQTSSYVFDSVEHASRLFNLEEFGNIYTRIMNPTNGALEGKIAALEGGQAALAVASGHAAQFLAFHTLMEPGCEIVAARKLYGGSQNQLGQSFRKMAWTTHFVDADDASNVAAAITDQTRAVFIESLANPGGVVQDIEAIAKVAHDAGVPLIVDNTMATPMLCRPIEHGADIVVHSTTKFLNGHGNAIGGVIVDAGSFDWAKGGKYPTLSEPNASYHGLKFTEAFGPLAFILAARTLGLRDLGPALAPMNAFLALTGMETLALRMDRHCDNALALAKWLRAHPKVDWVSYAGLEDDPYHALAKRYLGGRGGAVFTFGLKGGYDAGVKLVSSVKLFSHLANLGDTRSLIIHPASTTHSQLSEADLIETGAGPDVVRVSVGIEHIDDIIADLAQALEATA, from the coding sequence ATGACCGGACAAAAGCCCGAAACGCTGACCATCCACGCCGGGACCGCGCCCGATCCGACGACCAAGGCGCGGATCACCCCGATCTATCAGACCTCCTCCTATGTCTTCGACAGCGTCGAACATGCCTCGCGCCTGTTCAATCTGGAAGAGTTCGGGAATATCTACACCCGGATCATGAACCCGACCAACGGCGCGCTCGAAGGCAAAATCGCGGCGCTGGAGGGCGGGCAGGCGGCGCTGGCGGTGGCGTCGGGCCACGCTGCGCAGTTCCTCGCGTTTCACACGCTGATGGAACCGGGCTGCGAGATCGTCGCGGCGCGCAAGCTCTATGGCGGGTCGCAGAACCAGCTCGGCCAGAGCTTTCGCAAGATGGCGTGGACGACGCATTTCGTCGATGCCGACGACGCGAGCAATGTCGCCGCCGCGATCACCGATCAGACGCGCGCGGTGTTCATCGAAAGCCTCGCGAACCCCGGCGGGGTCGTGCAGGATATCGAGGCGATCGCGAAGGTCGCGCACGACGCGGGCGTGCCGCTGATCGTCGACAACACGATGGCGACCCCGATGCTGTGCCGCCCGATCGAGCATGGCGCCGACATCGTGGTGCATTCGACGACCAAATTTTTGAACGGCCACGGCAATGCGATCGGCGGGGTGATCGTCGATGCAGGATCGTTCGATTGGGCGAAGGGCGGCAAATATCCGACGCTGAGCGAACCCAATGCCTCCTATCACGGGCTCAAATTTACCGAGGCGTTCGGGCCGCTCGCCTTCATCCTCGCCGCGCGCACGCTCGGTCTGCGCGATCTCGGGCCGGCGCTCGCGCCGATGAACGCGTTCCTCGCGTTGACGGGCATGGAGACGCTGGCGCTGCGCATGGACCGGCATTGCGACAATGCGCTGGCGCTTGCGAAATGGCTGCGCGCGCACCCGAAGGTCGATTGGGTTTCCTATGCCGGGCTGGAGGACGATCCCTATCATGCGCTCGCCAAACGCTATCTCGGCGGCCGCGGCGGCGCGGTGTTCACTTTCGGGCTCAAGGGCGGCTACGACGCTGGGGTCAAGCTCGTCTCGTCGGTCAAGCTGTTCAGTCATCTCGCCAACCTCGGCGACACACGCTCGCTGATCATCCACCCCGCCTCGACGACGCACAGCCAGTTGTCCGAGGCCGATCTGATCGAAACCGGCGCCGGCCCCGACGTGGTGCGCGTGTCGGTGGGCATCGAACATATCGACGACATCATCGCCGATCTGGCGCAGGCGCTGGAGGCGACCGCGTGA
- a CDS encoding cyclase family protein, with product MQFIDLSIPITNDVVSDPPVMRPQITYMTHENTWEQIAMFFPGLTKDDLPDGEGWAVESLTLSTHNGTHMDAPWHFHSTTDSGASAAPSIDEAPLDLFFRPGVKLDFSDRPAGHVVSGAEVEAELARIGHALQPLDIVLVQSGAVYGTDAFTDQGCGMGAEATLYLTTRGVKVVGTDAWSWDAPFSHTARRWAETRDPSIIWEGHKAGRIKPYYQIEKLTNLAALPPTGWTLSCFPVKIERASAGWIRAVALVE from the coding sequence ATGCAGTTCATCGACCTCTCGATCCCGATCACCAACGACGTCGTGTCCGACCCGCCGGTGATGCGTCCGCAGATCACCTACATGACCCACGAAAATACGTGGGAGCAGATCGCGATGTTCTTCCCCGGGCTGACGAAGGACGACCTTCCCGACGGCGAGGGCTGGGCGGTCGAGAGTCTGACGCTCAGCACCCACAACGGCACGCACATGGACGCGCCGTGGCATTTCCATTCGACGACCGACAGCGGCGCGAGTGCGGCGCCGAGCATCGACGAGGCGCCGCTCGACCTCTTCTTCCGCCCCGGCGTGAAGCTCGATTTCTCGGATCGCCCCGCGGGCCATGTCGTGAGCGGTGCCGAGGTCGAGGCCGAACTCGCACGCATCGGACACGCGCTCCAGCCGCTCGATATCGTGCTCGTCCAGTCGGGCGCGGTCTATGGCACCGATGCTTTCACCGACCAGGGCTGCGGCATGGGCGCCGAGGCGACGCTTTACCTGACGACACGCGGGGTGAAGGTCGTCGGCACCGACGCCTGGAGCTGGGATGCGCCGTTCAGCCACACCGCGCGGCGCTGGGCCGAGACGCGCGATCCGTCGATCATCTGGGAAGGCCACAAGGCGGGGCGGATCAAACCCTATTACCAGATCGAGAAGCTGACCAACCTCGCGGCGCTGCCGCCGACCGGCTGGACGCTCTCCTGCTTCCCGGTGAAGATCGAACGCGCGAGCGCGGGGTGGATCCGGGCGGTGGCGTTGGTGGAATAG
- a CDS encoding acetyl/propionyl/methylcrotonyl-CoA carboxylase subunit alpha — translation MFKKVLIANRGEIACRVIKTARRMGIATVAVYSDADARAPFVRMADEAVYIGPSPASESYLIADRIIEACKATGAEAVHPGYGFLSERTSFAEALAKENIAFIGPPVNAIAAMGDKIESKKLAKEAGVNVVPGFVGEIRDTEHAVEISNEIGYPVMMKASAGGGGKGMRLAYDEKDVREGFESVKREGLNSFGDDRVFIEKFILNPRHIEIQILGDQHGNILYLNERECSIQRRHQKVVEEAPSPFVTEKMRKAMGEQCVALSKAVGYYSAGTVELIVSGADPTGESFYFLEMNTRLQVEHPVTEAITGIDLVEQMIRVAAGEKLSMTQDDVKIDGWAIENRVYAEDPYRGFLPSTGRLTRYKPPVPGWTDDGEENGRRGIDGVRVDDGVYDGGEVSIFYDPMIAKLITWGKTRDEAADLQVAALDRFELEGLGHNIDFVSAIMQHPRFRSGELTTGFIAEEYPEGFHGAPTDEAVTRALAAIAGFMASAEADRARRTDGQLGDRLNPPAKWQVTIGGANHKVKIGHKHIKVDGEKIDIALEYTPGDRLVVAEIDGSELAVKVAKTRTGWRMTTRGAIHDVRVLPWHVAPLASHMIEKVPPDLSKFLICPMPGLLVALHVGEGDAVEAGQPLATVEAMKMENILRAEKTGVVKTVNAAQGDSLAVDAVILEME, via the coding sequence ATGTTCAAGAAAGTCCTGATCGCCAATCGCGGCGAAATCGCTTGCCGCGTCATCAAGACCGCGCGCCGCATGGGCATCGCGACCGTTGCCGTCTATTCGGACGCCGACGCGCGCGCGCCCTTCGTGCGGATGGCCGACGAAGCGGTGTATATCGGGCCGTCGCCCGCGTCCGAATCCTATCTGATCGCCGACAGGATCATCGAAGCCTGCAAGGCGACGGGCGCCGAGGCGGTGCACCCGGGCTATGGCTTCCTGTCGGAGCGCACCAGCTTCGCAGAGGCGCTGGCCAAGGAAAATATCGCCTTCATCGGCCCGCCGGTGAACGCGATCGCCGCGATGGGCGACAAGATCGAGTCGAAGAAGCTCGCCAAGGAAGCGGGCGTCAACGTCGTCCCCGGCTTCGTCGGCGAAATCCGCGACACCGAGCATGCGGTCGAGATTTCGAACGAGATCGGCTATCCGGTGATGATGAAGGCGTCGGCGGGCGGCGGCGGCAAGGGGATGCGCCTTGCTTATGACGAGAAGGACGTCCGCGAGGGGTTCGAGAGCGTCAAGCGCGAAGGGCTGAACAGCTTCGGCGACGACCGCGTCTTCATCGAGAAGTTCATCCTCAACCCGCGCCATATCGAAATCCAGATCCTCGGCGACCAGCACGGTAACATCCTCTATTTGAACGAGCGCGAATGCTCGATCCAGCGCCGCCACCAGAAGGTGGTCGAGGAAGCGCCGTCGCCCTTCGTCACCGAAAAGATGCGCAAGGCGATGGGCGAGCAGTGCGTCGCGCTGTCGAAGGCGGTCGGCTATTACAGCGCGGGCACGGTCGAACTGATCGTCTCGGGCGCCGATCCGACGGGCGAGAGCTTCTATTTCCTCGAAATGAACACGCGGCTTCAGGTCGAGCATCCGGTGACCGAAGCGATCACCGGCATCGACCTGGTCGAACAGATGATCCGCGTCGCGGCGGGCGAGAAGCTCTCGATGACGCAGGATGACGTCAAGATCGACGGCTGGGCGATCGAGAACCGCGTCTATGCCGAAGACCCCTATCGCGGCTTCCTGCCCTCGACCGGGCGGCTGACGCGCTACAAGCCGCCGGTGCCGGGCTGGACCGACGACGGCGAGGAGAACGGCCGTCGCGGCATTGACGGCGTGCGCGTCGACGACGGCGTCTATGACGGTGGCGAGGTGTCGATCTTCTACGACCCGATGATCGCCAAGCTGATCACCTGGGGCAAGACGCGCGACGAGGCGGCCGACCTGCAGGTGGCGGCGCTCGACCGCTTCGAACTCGAAGGGCTCGGCCATAACATCGATTTCGTCTCGGCGATCATGCAGCATCCGCGCTTCCGCTCGGGCGAGCTGACGACGGGCTTCATCGCCGAGGAATATCCGGAAGGCTTCCACGGCGCGCCGACCGACGAAGCGGTGACGCGCGCGCTCGCGGCGATCGCGGGCTTCATGGCGAGTGCCGAGGCCGACCGCGCGCGGCGCACCGACGGCCAGCTCGGCGACCGGCTCAACCCGCCCGCCAAATGGCAGGTGACGATCGGCGGCGCGAACCACAAGGTCAAGATCGGCCACAAGCATATCAAGGTCGATGGCGAAAAGATCGACATCGCGCTCGAATATACGCCGGGCGACCGGCTGGTGGTCGCGGAGATCGACGGTAGCGAACTGGCGGTGAAGGTGGCGAAGACGCGCACCGGCTGGCGGATGACGACGCGCGGGGCCATTCACGACGTGCGCGTGCTGCCGTGGCACGTCGCGCCGCTCGCGTCGCACATGATCGAGAAGGTGCCGCCCGATCTGTCGAAGTTCCTCATCTGCCCGATGCCGGGGCTACTCGTCGCGCTGCACGTCGGCGAAGGCGACGCGGTCGAGGCGGGGCAGCCGCTCGCGACGGTCGAGGCGATGAAGATGGAGAATATCCTCCGCGCCGAAAAGACCGGCGTGGTGAAGACGGTCAACGCTGCGCAGGGTGATAGTCTCGCGGTCGACGCGGTGATTTTGGAGATGGAATAA